The following nucleotide sequence is from Echeneis naucrates chromosome 5, fEcheNa1.1, whole genome shotgun sequence.
AAGAAGCATTTGGCTTTGTTGTAGTACTTGTCACCAAGAgtttcctcatcctcctcctcttcttccataCCCCGACTGTCTGGGGTCTCGGCAGAATCTGCCTTCTCAACTGCAGCGTTtcacaaaaggaaaatgggGCATTACGTGTACGtttaaaaatcatttcatattGTTCCCTCTGAAACTGAGGCCATATGTTGTGAAATAAACATACCTACAACCTCCTTTGTAAGATCATCTTTAAACTGAGCATTTGCTGTTTCAAAATCAAAGTCTGACTCGAACTGCAGGGTTGTAGTCTTTGAGTTTTTCACTAGAAGTTGACCTCTGCTTTGGTTCTTTGACCTGCGACTGCCTGCACAGGACCAAAACAAAGCCCAAAAAGGTAATACAACTCAAACACTGGCATCAAACTGATATGTTCATTTGGTTTCAggtctttatttttctaatcaATTTCTCACATAACTGCTTAAAGCGTTTACTTTGACATTTCTTCTTATTTCCACCAAAAATAGTCAAGACAAAAATATTGCTCTTCTATCAGTAATCAACGGCCTATAATATACATTGACAATTTGATaccttgtttttgcttttgcttctgGTTCTCAGCACTCTGGCTTTCAATCTTGGCTGCCGTTGGCTGAGATGGTGGCTGATCTAAAtcttagataaaaaaaaaaaaaaaaaatgaataaaaagggAAAGTTAGATGAAGGATGCTAAGAGCCAATGATCAGTCTGCCTACTGGCGGGTGCATTCTCCTTCTGGAGCTGGGGAGCGTTGCGGGCTGTTTGCTGAGTTGGGCGAGCAGGCTGTCTGCTCTGTGGCTGCGCTGACGTTTTTCCCCTTCTCTGAGGCACACTTGCCAATGGCATGGTCTGGACAGCCTGCTCAACCGTTGGGGCTCTTCTCGCAGGGATGCCATGAAACCCTGGTACTGAGAGCAGAAAGAGCAAACAAATGAGGActaacatgaaaaacaaatggtaAAAAAGACAGCTCGGATAAATCATCAGGGACGTGTTTGAGAGGTTAGCAGCTGTACCTAGGCCCAGTGCTGCATTGTACTGCTGGTTGAGCAGAGAACTAGCAGCCAGCTGGTTATAGGGGGGCATCATGTCCCTGTATGGACTCCATCGTGGATAATAAGGAGCAGATGAGCTGCCAATGGATGACTGAAATCACAACAATCAGCACAAACCAAGTGTTTGCCTTATGCCAAAAATACCCAGCGTAAATCACTTTAAAAAGCCAGACAACCCTCCCCAAACCACACACCTGCACGATAGCAGGGTCACGGGGAAGCCCATGGTGCATTTTGGGTGGTTCAGACACAGTGATGTCCTTGATGTCACTTCCTCTGAAGATTATGTATTCATAAACTTCATCTTTAGCTGGCACTGGCCTATCAGCGTGTCGGTCCTCTGTCCCATAGGATTTAACTGTTGGAGAGTTCATTGGAAGGAGATGCTTTTAAGTTCTGAGTTATTAATTCACAACTTTATGTAGAGAAAGAGATGGCAAAAACCTACCTTTGGCTAGAGCAATCGTGGATCTGTCTGTGTCGACAGAGGACAATATCCCCTCATAACGAATCTGTGCCTTAGAAACCAGGCTTATTTTACTGCCGATGTAAGGAGTGCCCGCCCCGCCACTCATGTCTGCGGTGAAAAGTCCCTCAAAGCGAGAAAAAGAGGCTGAAATGCAGAGAACCACAGTGCGACACCATTAGACCCGAAGTGTTCAGCAGAGGAGGCGATCAGCCCACACCTGTGCACTTTATAAGATCATCAGCGGCTACAAGTGACCGCTGGCTCACCTGCGTCTGAAACGGGGTCTGTTTGTTTAGGACAAAGGCGTACACCGCCAGAAATCAGTCCATCTGTGCAGTCTGCAGCCCGAGTCCTATCAGACAGCGGATACAAACAGGTTGTGGTAGCGAGCCTCCCCTTTGTGTGTTTAGATAATGGATGGAGATAATAATAATTCCCGATACAAAAGACTCTGTTTCTcagctgttgtttcattttacaCCAGAGAGTGTAGATGAAGATGCCTGGAGGATTGAATGTATCGACATAAATATATTAACCGTCAAattcagtgaaaacattttcaacaaacgAAAACTATCCTAGAATAATATGGTTCAGTGTTTAAGTGTTTCTGAAActataaaacaaagaaactattAGAATAGTCTCATCCAGAAGCTGAACACACTTGGAGCCTCTTTCttcaatggaaataaaatactGTTCAACAAGGACAAACTCCCCTGTTATGGTGCAGAGGTTCCCATGGATGCACTTTGAGTAGTTCACTTTCACattgtttccatttcatctcaAACCAGCTCAGGTTAGTTTGAGCCTGGAGATTGTGCTGGTCTCCCATTAAGTGAAGCCACTCAAACCGCTGTCTAAAATGTCATGAAATAACAAGAAGAAACTGGAGGGTCCTGCAGGAAAGGTTCAGTTGTTAATGCACAAGCAGGAACTAGTTAGAAGAGTCACTGAATGCATCAACCGGAAACCTTACCTGCAGCCTCATCACAGAAGTCTATGTGAACAAGCCAGAGTCACGCGCTGcaaagagatgaaaacaaactcAGGGGGACAGTGACTCTGGCCGGGGACGCAGCATGATCAGAAGAGCACACTGCTAAGCTTGGGAGGTATGAAGTAGAGGGACAGGAGacgcagagaaaaacagacacagggaAGGATAAGTTTATCTTTATCTAACGTAGCCAGTGTTGAGCCACTGCCAAATTTAACCTGAACTATTCAATGTGCAACACAAGATAATTGacaatatttatcttttaaattTGGTGAAGTGGGTTTAggcttccaaaaacaaaaacaaacaaaaaacaaatacactcaAACACTTCTTCACTTCTGCTGAGCTGTCTACATGAAGTGAATGTTCAGGCAAGCGTTTCactactttatttttcttttgttgaaatatgtgaaataaaaattaacacgcattaacatttgaagaaatgctgagaaccaaatgttttttttttttttttttacataaacaaaCCCAAGCAACAAATGgaactttctttttcatgccCAAACTTTTGCATACAGCCAGTGAAACTACAGTAGTGAGGtggtttacatttttcattagaCAGTGCAATCCAAACCTATATCCTGTAAATTTGAAAGTCAGGACACTCAAGCTTCAAACTATTAATGCTCTATCTGTGAAATATAAACATATCTTATGTTCACACTGTACACTTGGACCATAGTCAGCACATGAACGAAAGTaaaagaaatttgttttgttttgttttgttcagtcaGAACGGGGTGGTTTGATCAGAATACATCCTTAGAAAGGCTGACAGCACGTTGATGGAGGCAGGAGGGTGGGGCGCCCTCAAACGCCTCATCTACAACAGCAACTTCACTTCACTGGCCAAAACAGTGCAGCCATCTTGCACGGCTTTTGGAGACTGACTAAACTCTGAAATCTGCTTTGTTGGCTTGTTCTAAACCGCGTTATCGCTCCACCGAAAGTCAGTCGGCACGACCCTGAGTCAGGACAGTTAACGGGACAGCGTGAACACACCGGCTGAAGCGAAACATTTGACGGAAACGTTTCGTCTCCGGTGCGATGTTACTCCGTCTCGTGCCTCCCCAGGACTGACAGCTGAGGCCATTGGTTCCGCCTTTTAGGGTGcgcagcagccaatcacagcccgCCCTGCTCCTCGCACCCAGACGTTCGCTCGCTGTGCGCACGCGCACGTCAGTTGGTAAGTACCTCACTTCTCACAAGCTCACGGGAGTGTGAAGATGGCGGTTCGCCCGGGCCCGCTGGATGAGCTGCTTTTACACACAGAGGTGAATAAAGCGGTAGTTTGTCATCCCGTCCGGTCTGTAGAGTCACAACTATCGGTTTTGAGTCACAACAACCACTGGGATAGGCACGAAGCAACCGGTAATTACATGGCCATAGTTCCGGGACAGGGGGGGAGCGAGAGCTAATGTCCAGCTGAGACTTGGTCAAGACGATTGCTACAACAGGTACGCTGTAACTACTtatgttgttttcctctttgtctcgACAAGAGTGTACAAGAATAACCAGCAGCGGAGCTGTCAGACGAATCCGGTAGATGTGTCATAGCCGCGTCCCTGCACATTCAAGATTGTTTGTGTTCCGTCGGAACAAGTTGGAAGTGCAGGGGGTCTCATCAAAGCGAGGTCCCCATGGTTCAACTATGGACGCACCGACGGCTAGCACCGACTCCTCCGCGGGACGCGACCCGAGCAAAACACTTGTTGTCAGTGGCGATGCAACTTCTCTGCCCAATCACCAGGGGAAAGTAGGCTCGTACTCAGCGCAGACTTTCAATGGGAGCCAAACTATGAACTCTCACAATTCAGGAAGCGCTGCTGCCCCTCTCGGGGGGACAGCAGTGACAAGTGGCAGTGGAAACAGCAGCGTCCCCGCCGTATCTGTCGCAGCTGTCAGCAGTGGACCAGTGTTGTCTAAAGGGCTGTCCAGTGCGATTATGCCCCCTTCGTCAAACAGTGTAATCCAGACTCCTCTTATGAACCCGCAGAGCGTTGTCCCCACAGCTCCGTCTGTGAGCCAGCCAACAGCACCCACCGTGACTCTCGGCAGGCCGCCTATGCAAACCGCGGGGTCGGGTGCAACTCTGAATGGGAACAATAACGCGAGTCCAGCCGTGGCTACCAGTGCACCGGGGCAGACAAGCGGCGGCATGCAAACTCCGCTTGTAAACAATGGCCAACCCTCCAACTCTGTGTCCGTCGGTGCGAGGTCGCACATTATCAAGGCAGAGCCACCCACAACAATAATACAGTCGGCACCGCAGCCGGCTGTCAGCGCTCCCCGGACTCCGGCCACGGTAGCTGCCGGTCCAGGTGGGATCCGAGCTCTGACACCTCAGATGCTGGCCCCAAGGCTCCCCCAGACCTCCCCAGGACAGCCCAGTGTGCACAACATTCAGCTTCCCCCGGGTGAGTGAATATAAACCTTTGCCTTATAAGTGCCCCGCTATTTATTTACACACTCATAGAAAGatttatatgaaaatattgtttcagtttcatgtgCCAGTTGATTCAAATAAACAGTGCACGATTACAAGCTCACTGTATGTTGTTACAGTGTTGAATCACTGCTCTTGTGTTACCTATGGTGTCTGCTTTGTGAGATTTACACCACCAATTTTTCAAGTTTGCCCAGCATTAAGGTTCTTCTGTTGCATTTACTCTgagcatttttctttgttttgattttttttttcgttgttttGACAGTGCTTATTCCTGGTAATTCCATGTGATAATATAATTGCAATTAAGCTGTCTACTGTCATCTAGAGATGCTAATTTTCTCCCATGTATTTTCTGACTTGCTTCAGGGATGGTACTTGTACGCAGTGAGAGTGGACAGCTGCTGATGATTCCTCAGCAAACTCTGGCCCAGATGCAGGCTCAGACGCAGGGAGGAATGGCACCCAGGACTCCTACACCAACAAATGTGCCTCCTGGCCAGGTAGTCTGGCAGTCTGCCGAGCAAAAGCTTTATATCTGCAACATTTATGTCTGACGTCTTTAGTGTTTAGGGCAGTATTATTGCCCATGCTCAGCCTGCCTTCCTGTTTTGTAGCTTTAAGGATGACCTGTTGATTGTGGTAATAGAACATAGTTTGAGGTTCAGATAAATGGAATGCAGTGTTGCACTATAGGTGCACTGTCTATAATGTAATCATTAGTATTCatttatgaacattttttttttttaatggatgtaaatgtaaacattaGATGCCTCTTTTTGTATGATAAAAGTGGGGGCTGCACATTGTAATTAGGTTTCTGCCCCCTCTCAGGCTTCTGGAAACATCATCAGCCGACAAGTGGCTCCTAGCACTATCATCCGACAGGGTTGTCCAGCTCCAACGTCGCTCGCTGCGACCACTACTCTTCACAGACCTCCTATTCTACAGGTAAGCTTGTCTAGATTTGGGTGTCACATAATTATTGATGATGTTCATTTAGCTTGGTGCACATtgtttaatgttcactattTGAATAAGCTTCAAACATTCTAAGTCATTGTTCCATCTCTGGAGCATTATGCCATTGTAGAATTTGACTGCAGAATGTAAACAAATCTGATTTACTTTTATTGCACTTAATCTAAGTGTTTCATTTACTGAAATTGGCTTGGTATGTTGTTATATTTGAAtccattattattaatattatcagTTATGAGTGCATTTTCTCACAATCAAAGGACCCAAACTGTTATTTTCTTCAAGATGTGTTatttggtgcatgtgtgtataaatgttttctgttacCTTGACTTTTTTATAATCCTGAAactttttacttgtttttttatattttatatttatatatatttatatttatattttcataagAGTTTTCTGTGGGATTTCATGTAATCCAAatgatgctttattttttaatcaataacTAGCATCAAGAGGTTTAAttgggaagaagaaaaactcaGGTCATAATAATTTTTACCCAAACTATAAACCCCAAAATTTATTGTGCGTGTCAAATGTAAATCAAGTTACCTTAAGGCCATTCATTCAATTCTAAAACTGAAGTAATTAATCAGTATTTTTGGAATACTCATTGCCTTTTTAAGATTCTTCAAAGAAACTGTTAAAAATACGTAGTTTTTTCTCCTTGGTATCTAGGTAACTTTGTTGGGTCAGCCTTCTGCGTTTATATATGAAACGTTAATGTCGCCGTCATAAGCTGTATCCATTTCATCCAAGCAAACCTTTCCTGGTGATACATAAcgttttaaaaaaattattcaaacaaacTGCCATAATACCTttggaaaaggggaaaaaaagtgtatttcttACTTTGAAGCTCATAAACCCCCTCCTATCAGGAGCTGGACGCCTGTTTGATTTCACTTAGTTAGTTTCACAGAAActgttttaaagtttaaaaaccTTTCAACAACTTTTCAACAACTTAAAAAGCATATTTGTATTCACAGAGTTCAGTTGGGACTGCAGTACCAGGAATGACCACCAGGGCTGTCACTCAAACAGTTGGGACCACAGTTACCTCAGTAACAGTGAGCAAAGTGAGTTGTCCCAAGTCCAGCTGATCTTAcaaagctgctgtctgtgtgtactCCAACTTTAAGAGCTTATGATACCTACATTGTATTTATGGCgaatataatgaaaaaagaCCTATGTATTATGTGgtttataaaattattatcTATAAAGCTTGTTCATcagattgttttgtgtttctggcaGGAGACAATGGAGAATGTGAAGAAGTGTAAGAACTTCCTGTCTACATTGATAAAGCTGGCATCCACTGGGAAGCAATCAACAGAGACTGCGGCCAGTGTGAGAGAGCTGGTCAAAGACTTGCTGGTGAGCGAGCTGTACGCAGTGATGATTGAACTAACgtgctttgctgtttttcactttttaacaaAGACTTTGACAATTGTgtagtcatttattttgaaagcaaatCTTTCTTGGTAAACTGACCCAAGATCTGTTCCTGTAATTATGGTACCTCTCACTCCCAGCTCatcatgtgtatgtgttgcaCTAGGAGGGAAAACTGGAAGCTGAGGAATTCACCAGCAGATTGTACAAAGAGCTCAATTCGTCCCCCCAACCTTACCTTGTGCCTTTCCTGAAGGTGAGAAAGCATATATTCAGCTTGTGTAATTGATGTACTGTCCAGAGGAAGgtgtggaatattttttttctgaccaaaaGAAACAAGTTTTAGTTCATTTCTATAATGTTGGTCTTCTTGTTTGTCTTCTGTAGAGAAGTCTGCCCGCCTTGAGGCAACTTACTCCAGACTCAGCAGCATTCATTCAGCAGAGTCAGCTCCCCCAGCCAGCCTCAAGTCCAGTGTCCTCCATCTCATCCACACCCACCCCTACCCCTACCACAGTGGTCCTGGGCAGCCCTGCCCCGCGCCTCACTGGCCCAGTCAGCAGGCCTCCGCTTCAGCCCAGCATTAGCAAGCTGGGGCAGAACCCCCAACTGGTAAACTGACTGCTCCATATCACACATGTCTCAGGTTGTATTTATAGCAAATCTAATTTTCACTAAATTTTCCATACCCTAAGACTGTATAGTAAAGCAACAAGTACGCATGGCATGTCAATGTTATTATAATGACACAACAGTCGGCACTTAAAACCTTTCAGGTTCTCCATTCTCAACAGTCAAGAGCACTGTTGAGACCTCAGGTAACATTACCAACGACCCCCATGGTGACACTCAGGAATCAGGCCCCTGGTCGAATCATGCTGGGACAGCAACAAGTCCAGCTTAAAGAGCTGCAACCAGGTGAGGAAAGGAACTGAAGATCACCTCTCTTCGTGCATGTCAATGTCTTTTATAGAGTTAACCTTTAATGCATTATTTGTGTCTGCCAGTTCCTGTGCGGCCAGACATGCCACATGTGTCTAAACAAATTTCTGCTGTAGCCTTGACCGCAGCTCAGAAGAACAAGCTGAAAGAGGCTGGTGGCACTTTCAAGTAAGAGTCAATTTGTTGATATATTAATGAGGAGAGGTGACATATACGGCAACAACAGAACAAGAACATACACATTTCTGATTTGGGTAAAAGTAAATAATTGCATTTTACTGTGGGCCCCTATTATggttttaaaattgattttaatttaaaattaattcataGGTTTTAATATCAAAACAAGGTATTGTTGTATTCCCATAAACAAGCATTTGATTCCTAAACATTATCATGCCATCACAATATGATCAAAAACTAATAAATAGCACTAAACATCTTAAACTGTCCCAATTTCAGCATGAGATATTGCAATTTCAGagcatttatatttacagaGATGATGACGACATCAATGATGTGGCCTCTATGGCTGGAGTGAACCTATCCGAGGAAAGTGCTAATATCCTGGCAACCAATTCTGGACTAGTGGGAGTAGTGACACATTCCTGTAAGGATGAGACGTTCCTCTCCTGTGCAATGCTGCAAAGCAGAATGCTGGAGATAGGTGAGACATGACATTTTAGTAATGATGAGTACACAATATGCATCTCTTCATCCTTTTTATCCATTCGAAAGCACTAAGGTgcagtgctttttcttttcctgtagGCAGGAAGTATGGTGTAACAGATCTGGGTGCTGAGGTGGTGAACTATGTCTCCCATGCTACACAGCAGCGACTACAGAACCTGCTTGAAAAAGTTTCCCAAGTGGCCCAGCAGAAAAATGTCAACTTAAAGGTTTGTTTATAGCTGCTCGATGATCACGCTAAAACAAACTTTTCCATTTTGGTTTAGATTTACCTTTAATCAGATTCTTATACTGCTGCTATTGCATTTCCAGGGTTGTAtttgaaacacacaacatgacagCAGCATCTTACAGTGTTTTGTGTCCCCATCCCTGCAATAATTTGTCTACCATTGTCTGTTGGCAGGAGGATGATAACCAAGAGCAAAGCAATGATGTGCGTGCTCAGTTGAAGTTCTTTGAGCAACTGGACCAGTTAGAAAAGCAACGGAAGGaggaacaggagagagagatcCTCCTGAAGGCAGCTAAGGTGTGGCATCATTAGCAGCAAATATCCTCATAAGCCATCCACTGACCATTGCTGAAGAGACATGAATAACTAAAGCGCTGTGAATTTAGATACCTGGTCTAATATGTCATGCCCATTTTGTTGGCTGTAGGCACGTCATTGATGATCTTCTAGATTCAAACTTTTAGCGGCTACAATCATCCAactttcttattattttattggcCTACACTGAtgccagttctttttttttaattcttgaaTGAAATCagtttctttgtatttattatattgagtgttaaatgaataatggcttttttgtccttgtttttgaCTCACCCTCAGGATGCAAATCATGAAGTAACAAACAAATATGTAGAGTTACATATCAGCTAGTGCTGGAGATTAACCTCTAACAATAACTTTTATAAATTATTTGGGCTTTAAACAACAAGTTAAAGCAGTGAAATAATTTTAGTCAGCTATTGTGATGTCGTAACAACTTTAACTGTAAACCTGAAAATTCATAGATATGGTCACATTGAATGGATTTTCGGCTTGACCAAAGTAAGTAACTTTTGCATGCATTAAAACATTTGTGTCTGGCTTTTTCTCCCTGCAGTCTCGAGCTCGACAAGAGGACCCAGAGCAGTTGCGGctaaaacaaaaggcaaaagagGTGAGATGGCAGGAGGACAACAGCCAGTTGTAtcctctgtttctgtatgtttcAGTACTGTATGGTTGAATTCCCTgttgttatgtgtgtgttgaccagatgcagcagcaggagctggcTCAGATGAGGCAGAGGGAGGCCAACCTTACGGCACTGGCAGCCATCGGACccagaaagaagaggaggattcTGGACTCCCCGTCCTCTTCCACTGTGGCTGAGGTAACATTAAAACCAGAAAATTTCCCAAAGGGTGTTGGTCCAGGTAGAGCCGGCAAATCCTGGGACATCAAGTCTACCAAGTCTTCACAGTCACTTCACAGTCTACCTTGGAACATCTCATGCTTTTCTTTGGCTTCCACACTCAGTAGAGAGCATCTCTACATGACTTGCATTAACAttagcagcagtgacagcaacGATAACACCGTCTTACATTTGAGAAGCTTCcttcttcatttattcattcatcctcaaccACTTAACCGTTTGCGGGTTgcgggagtgctggagccaatcccagctcacattgggtgagggcggggtcaccctggacaggtctccagtccatcacagggccaacacacagagacagacagagaccaacaaccactcacagtccagagtacccggaggaaaccctgcaggcaaagggagaacatgcgaactctgcacagaaaggccccaggcagggAACTGAACCCAGATCCTTGACCAGCCACCATGCTGCTAAAACTTCCTTCTTTTTGAGTTCAAATATTCTTTATAAAAATAACTATTATTAGTGTTTAAAAGCTTGTGAATGATCTTCTTGAGAGACTTTGTCAATCAGACACTGTTGGATACAGTCTGTCATTGACATGCTACACTACCTAGACTGACACGTGCAGTGAGTCTGCTGCTCTCATAcctgcagacaaaaacagaaatcagtggACTAATTTACGCTGTCATCTGACTTCTGGAATCACAGATCAAATTTCAGTCAGAGTCAATCAGTAGAATGTGACAAGTTCTGGCAGCCACAGTATACCTCTCCCGgctctttatttttcatacatgtGACTACACCTCCATTTATTGTGTCTTTTGGTCACCACCAAATCCTCTGCTGATGTTTCTATTCACCGGCGAGCATCTACCAGAGCAGAGTCTGTGCTGCAATAAAGGACCATGTACTTTCAGTTATTCAGTTATAATTTAAGTGATTCTTATTCTGAAGAAAAGGGATATCAGAGTTTTCTCtaaagaacaaacagaaatgattgATACTGGGATAAAGTGCCCTGTTACTTAAAATGAATGTGGGCTACAGTAGGTGTCTCCAGGGCCACGTTTTgccacacacagacccacaagGTAAAAACAATAAGCATCTCTGCTGTGCTGGCAATAACGCTTTAGCAAAACAGCATTGCACATGAGG
It contains:
- the LOC115044049 gene encoding protein LSM14 homolog B-like, whose protein sequence is MKQQLRNRVFCIGNYYYLHPLSKHTKGRLATTTCLYPLSDRTRAADCTDGLISGGVRLCPKQTDPVSDAASFSRFEGLFTADMSGGAGTPYIGSKISLVSKAQIRYEGILSSVDTDRSTIALAKVKSYGTEDRHADRPVPAKDEVYEYIIFRGSDIKDITVSEPPKMHHGLPRDPAIVQSSIGSSSAPYYPRWSPYRDMMPPYNQLAASSLLNQQYNAALGLVPGFHGIPARRAPTVEQAVQTMPLASVPQRRGKTSAQPQSRQPARPTQQTARNAPQLQKENAPANQPPSQPTAAKIESQSAENQKQKQKQGSRRSKNQSRGQLLVKNSKTTTLQFESDFDFETANAQFKDDLTKEVVVEKADSAETPDSRGMEEEEEDEETLGDKYYNKAKCFFDNISSGLKPRRITWAEEKKLNMETFGVPGRFLRGRGFRGRGPRGQSTAEQRPLPKVGSGRV
- the taf4a gene encoding transcription initiation factor TFIID subunit 4 — translated: MCHSRVPAHSRLFVFRRNKLEVQGVSSKRGPHGSTMDAPTASTDSSAGRDPSKTLVVSGDATSLPNHQGKVGSYSAQTFNGSQTMNSHNSGSAAAPLGGTAVTSGSGNSSVPAVSVAAVSSGPVLSKGLSSAIMPPSSNSVIQTPLMNPQSVVPTAPSVSQPTAPTVTLGRPPMQTAGSGATLNGNNNASPAVATSAPGQTSGGMQTPLVNNGQPSNSVSVGARSHIIKAEPPTTIIQSAPQPAVSAPRTPATVAAGPGGIRALTPQMLAPRLPQTSPGQPSVHNIQLPPGMVLVRSESGQLLMIPQQTLAQMQAQTQGGMAPRTPTPTNVPPGQASGNIISRQVAPSTIIRQGCPAPTSLAATTTLHRPPILQSSVGTAVPGMTTRAVTQTVGTTVTSVTVSKETMENVKKCKNFLSTLIKLASTGKQSTETAASVRELVKDLLEGKLEAEEFTSRLYKELNSSPQPYLVPFLKRSLPALRQLTPDSAAFIQQSQLPQPASSPVSSISSTPTPTPTTVVLGSPAPRLTGPVSRPPLQPSISKLGQNPQLVLHSQQSRALLRPQVTLPTTPMVTLRNQAPGRIMLGQQQVQLKELQPVPVRPDMPHVSKQISAVALTAAQKNKLKEAGGTFKDDDDINDVASMAGVNLSEESANILATNSGLVGVVTHSCKDETFLSCAMLQSRMLEIGRKYGVTDLGAEVVNYVSHATQQRLQNLLEKVSQVAQQKNVNLKEDDNQEQSNDVRAQLKFFEQLDQLEKQRKEEQEREILLKAAKSRARQEDPEQLRLKQKAKEMQQQELAQMRQREANLTALAAIGPRKKRRILDSPSSSTVAEGSGTGSSLLGGAGSSGSRPTRQRITRVNLRDLLFCLENESFTSRSHFLYKGFLK